The Aphis gossypii isolate Hap1 chromosome 3, ASM2018417v2, whole genome shotgun sequence genome includes a region encoding these proteins:
- the LOC114120575 gene encoding LOW QUALITY PROTEIN: uncharacterized protein LOC114120575 (The sequence of the model RefSeq protein was modified relative to this genomic sequence to represent the inferred CDS: inserted 1 base in 1 codon), whose amino-acid sequence MNTVKNTTKRFANRKFYALPDDYVKVTKPIQKSADPVKLIKYVDENVIGKNSTFSGPYGRRKVVYCDYAASGKSLQFIEDYILKEVLPVYGNTHTTTNVTSLQSTLYRHEARDIVRNAVHASEDDAVIFVGSGCTGAVHKLIHAMDFASDEIKPIVLVGPYEHHSNLLPWREIGATVIRVAETKEGFIDLVDLENKLRLYQSISPGAQLVGCFSAASNITGILADDIATTLILHQYGALAFWDYASAAPYVVLDMNPLFPANDQAVYKDAIFFSGHKFVGGIQTPGVLVAKKKLFKNKVPNGSGGGAVFFVSRKDHRYLKDTELREEGGTGAIVESVRLGLALQLKQNIGVPFIMGREEKITKTVLSFLQTMPEIIVLGNCSQTVRRLPIFSMLVRHPRGAFLHHNFVCAILNDVFGVQARGGCACAGPYAQDLLGISDTLAIEYENMLLEDDRLDRHHLRRHEEHSPFEMLRPGFIRISLPFFMSDNEVSYVLEALKMVATEGWKLLPQYTLNPETGEWKHHTNNVFRDRKWLGSIRYTDGKLSVPERKISVQNTCPADYAECLKTARNTFNKARKMAKRFPLPDQRSMFTEKAEHLRWFMLPSEAQDLLLGHSSSHIKQRVPFSPAVYYGSPRTSESSNVSSPNSSLARYNSLSALDHNLSARVRSSSGSSDMLLPNKHLSPVGLISQRERCYSLGSNPNQFRRLRERQCSCSSQTELSDSESRASCSDVQHDESIEAYVQEMTKEFVTEIKSELREVIATVDNALSESSESLNVIDKQSNISKNIHKIMPRNNSVPVITTTPCQNGLEEQVITRLSEFASEMKSEIHDMVSSVLASSSSLSDENTDTIMEKETDSESDKENNLKHPNLSSTDSGINIKTEPIEINLKKFKSECTVKMNYEKNVDFAVARWYCPAKPIWKPTIEAIREFKMIRDGDRIMVCLSGGKDSLSLLHTLHQYQYYASSKGIHFTLGAATVDPGSAAYDPKPLIPYLKALGVHYLYEEQKILEQAASTECRSICSFCSRMKRGRLYSTARANGYNVLALGQHLDDXAESFLMSTFHNGRLRSMKAHYAINERDLRVIRPFVYVREKMLRQFAESKKLPVISENCPACFEAPKERHRTKQLLAQQEILFPHLFASLRSALRPLISFKQTGEETKAYHRMTGFDDFQCDKDSEEEP is encoded by the exons ATGAATActgtaaaaaatacaactaaaagGTTTGCCAATAGAAAGTTCTACGCATTGCCCGATGATTATGTCAAAGTGACAAAACCGATACAGAAGTCCGCTGATCCGGTGaaactcataaaatatgtggATGAAAATGTCATTGGCAAAAATTCTACATTCTCTGGACCATACGGAAGAAGAAAAG ttgtatactGTGACTACGCAGCTTCTGGAAAATCGCTGCAATTTATTGAAGACTACATACTTAAAGAAGTTTTACCCGTCTATGGTAACACTCATACGACAACGAACGTCACTTCGTTGCAGTCTACTCTATACAG ACATGAAGCCCGTGATATCGTTCGTAATGCTGTCCATGCTTCGGAAGACGACGCTGTAATATTCGTCGGGAGTGGATGTACCGGCGCCGTTCACAAATTGATACACGCCATGGACTTCGCTTCTGACGAAATCAAACCAATAGTCCTGGTCGGTCCTTACGAACACCATTCAAATTTATTGCCTTGGAGAGAGATCGGCGCTACG gtCATACGCGTAGCGGAAACTAAAGAAGGTTTTATTGACCTCGTTGATCTCGAAAATAAACTTCGATTGTATCAATCAATTAGTCCAGGAGCACAATTAGTTGGTTGTTTTTCTGCCGCCTCCAATATTACCGGAATACTTGCTGACGATATTGCCACCACGTTGATTTTACACCAATATGGTGCACTGGCATTTTGGGATTATGCATCCGCAG ctcCATATGTGGTTTTGGATATGAACCCTTTGTTTCCAGCTAATGACCAAGCCGTTTATAAAGATGCTATATTTTTCTCTGGTCATAAATTTGTGGGCGGAATACAAACACCAG GTGTATTGGTggccaaaaaaaaactattcaaaaaCAAGGTGCCAAATGGCAGTGGTGGCGGTGCAGTGTTTTTTGTCTCAAGAAAAGATCAcagatatttaaaa GATACAGAATTGCGAGAAGAAGGTGGTACTGGGGCCATTGTGGAATCTGTGCGCTTGGGTTTAGCATTacaactaaaacaaaatattggagTACCATTTATTATGGGCAGGgaagaaaaaattactaa gACAGTTTTATCTTTTCTACAAACTATGCCGGAAATAATAGTGTTAGGTAACTGCTCGCAAACGGTGAGACGGCTGCCAATTTTCTCAATGTTGGTGCGGCATCCTCGCGGTGCGTTTTTGCATCACAATTTTGTGTGCGCTATCCTCAACGACGTGTTTGGTGTACAGGCTCGTGGTGGTTGTGCTTGTGCTGGACCTTATGCTCAAGATCTTTTGGGTATCAGCGACACTCTGGCCATAGAATATGAAAACATGTTACTAGAAGACGACCGTTTGGACAGACATCACCTGCGCCGTCACGAAGAACATTCTCCATTTGAGATGCTCAGGCCTGGTTTTATCCGTATATCTTTGCCATTCTTTATGTCTGACAACGAAGTGTCTTATGTACTTGAAGCCCTGAAAATGGTGGCCACCGAGGGCTGGAAATTATTAccacaatatacattaaatccAGAGACAGGTGAATGGAAACATCATACTAACAATGTGTTCCGCGATCGTAAGTGGTTGGGATCAATACGATATACAGATGGTAAATTATCAGTGCCAGAACGTAAGATTTCTGTACAAAATACATGCCCTGCTGATTATGCTGAATGTCTGAAGACAGCAAGAAACACATTCAACAAAGCgagaaaa ATGGCAAAACGATTTCCATTGCCTGATCAGAGGAGTATGTTCACAGAAAAGGCTGAACATTTACGTTGGTTCATGTTGCCAAGTGAAGCTCAAGACTTATTGTTAGGACATTCATCCAGCCATATTAAACAACGTGTTCCGTTTTCACCAGCAGTCTACTATGGATCACCTCGAACTTCTGAATCATCAAACGTTTCTTCTCCAAATTCATCTTTAGCCAGATATAACAGTCTATCTGCTTTAGATCACAA tttatcTGCTCGTGTGAGATCTTCAAGTGGTAGTTCGGATATGTTACTGCCTAATAAACACTTGAGTCCTGTTGGACTAATTTCTCAAAGAGAAAGATGTTATAGCTTAGGGTCAAATCCTAATCAATTTAGAAGGTTACGTGAACGACAGTGTTCTTGCAGTAGTCAAACTGAATTAAGTGATTCTGAATCACGTGCATCTTGTAGTGATGTACAACATGATGAAAGTATTGAAGCTTATGTACAAGAAATGACTAAGGAGTTTGTTACAGAAATCAAATCTGAACTACGTGAAGTTATAGCTACCGTTGACAATGCATTGTCAGAGAGCTCAGAAAGCTTGAATGTTATAGATAAACAAAGTAACATTTCCAAAAATATCCACAAAATTATGCCTAGAAATAATTCTGTCCCAGTAATAACTACCACACCATGTCAAAATGGCCTTGAAGAACAAGTCATCACTCGTTTATCTGAATTTGCTTCAGAAATGAAATCAGAAATACATGACATGGTAAGCTCTGTTTTGGCTTCTTCATCTTCTCTGTCAGATGAGAACACAGACACTATAATGGAAAAAGAAACAGATTCAGAGAGTGacaaagaaaacaatttaaaacatccaAATCTTAGCTCAACTGATAGTGGTATAAACATTAAGACAGAaccaattgaaattaatttgaaaaagtttaaatcTGAATGTACTGTGAAAATGAATTATgagaaaaatgttgattttgctGTAGCTAGGTGGTATTGTCCAGCAAAGCCCATTTGGAAACCAACAATTGAA GCTATTAGGGAATTCAAGATGATTCGAGACGGAGATCGTATAATGGTTTGTTTATCGGGTGGAAAAGATTCATTGTCATTACTTCATACACTTCATCAGTACCAATATTATGCTTCATCAAAAGGTATACATTTCACATTGGGAGCTGCTACAGTTGATCCTGGTAGTGCAGCTTATGACCCTAAACCTCTTATACCATACTTAAAAGCATTAGgagttcattatttatatgaagaaCAAA AGATTCTTGAACAAGCTGCTTCTACTGAGTGCCGTTCCATTTGTAGTTTTTGTAGTCGCATGAAACGAGGACGTTTGTACTCTACTGCACGAGCAAATGGTTATAATGTGCTGGCTCTTGGTCAACATTTGGATG TGGCTGAGAGTTTTTTAATGTCCACATTTCATAATGGTCGATTGAGATCAATGAAAGCTCATTATGCAATTAATGAACGTGATTTACGTGTAATAAGACCATTTGTTTATGTCAGAGAAAAAATGTTACGCCAATTTGctgaatctaaaaaattacctGTTATCTCAGAAAATTGTCCTGCGTGCTTTGAAGCTCCCAAG gagCGACATAGAACAAAACAATTACTCGCTCAACAAGAAATATTGTTCCCACACTTGTTTGCATCTTTACGCTCAGCTTTACGGCccttaattagttttaaacaaaCTGGTGAAGAAACCAAAGCATACCATCGCATGACTGGATTTGACGATTTTCAATGTGATAAAGATTCAGAAGAAGAACCATGA